The following coding sequences lie in one Leptospira saintgironsiae genomic window:
- a CDS encoding LIC_11548 family sensor histidine kinase, with product MEEENRYYIRDLLILSGVISLAVLAAELIHFRNSENIDIVDRMLIYVYYTVPLVVLFLVISYFYRNRRNLETGRLKSSIRYRLSLSFLFIAMLPSFPVFLLTSNVIGKVFEGFYGLDIAQALEAGDHFVRKELDLEKNNLLEKAKLFRNLVQRQNPNPNLLTNRANELDLISNPNYYVGWYENNIPILENRSLKLTISPEEFASFGSEEDISEKLALSQTLGFYLLKIDSSNPAKFLILGKRVFQGEESRAYSFINTRKNYITADLAKEKLPYEVRLTITLLTVFAFLLSIFFSLVFARKISRPIIDLANATQKVSLGDTDINLPLTEGGEIGALVESFNQMVKDLKSKNEELMHTQRIAAWKEVAQRMAHEIKNPLTPIQLSAERIRRKLNSSVPEEFQEIVTKGSETIVGQVKILEHLVNEFSEFARMPAPRLINQHLEPVVLESAKLFEHTPGIQIELNFAKNLPEIFLDKKLFLGIMNNLFKNAVEAIEKRRQRGDSGSLQGKVRISTMLEKRIMRRSVVLLVEDNGIGVSQEYRSKVFEPYYSTKDEHVSGIGLAIVQKTVIDHNGHISMDSSELGGCKFRIELPVA from the coding sequence ATAGAAGAGGAGAATCGATATTATATTCGAGATCTTCTGATTTTATCCGGAGTGATCTCTTTAGCAGTACTCGCTGCTGAGTTAATCCATTTTAGAAATTCAGAAAATATAGATATAGTAGATCGGATGCTGATCTATGTATATTATACTGTTCCCTTAGTCGTATTATTCCTAGTCATTTCCTATTTTTATAGGAACCGTAGAAATTTAGAAACAGGCCGACTTAAAAGTTCCATTCGTTATAGACTTTCTCTTTCCTTTTTGTTCATTGCAATGCTTCCTTCCTTTCCCGTATTTTTACTCACTTCTAATGTAATAGGAAAAGTATTCGAAGGATTTTACGGCTTGGATATTGCCCAAGCACTAGAAGCGGGAGATCATTTTGTTCGAAAGGAATTGGACCTTGAAAAGAATAATCTATTAGAAAAAGCTAAATTATTCAGGAATTTAGTCCAAAGACAAAATCCGAACCCGAATCTACTCACAAACCGAGCAAATGAATTAGATCTGATTTCCAATCCCAATTATTACGTGGGATGGTACGAAAATAATATTCCTATTCTTGAAAATAGATCTTTAAAATTGACAATTTCACCTGAAGAATTTGCAAGTTTTGGATCAGAAGAAGATATTTCCGAAAAGCTGGCCTTAAGTCAAACTTTAGGATTTTATCTACTCAAGATAGATTCCTCTAATCCCGCAAAATTTTTGATATTAGGAAAACGTGTTTTTCAAGGAGAAGAATCCAGAGCATACTCTTTTATCAATACTCGAAAGAACTATATCACTGCAGATTTAGCAAAAGAAAAACTTCCTTATGAAGTTAGACTTACTATTACATTACTGACTGTATTTGCATTTCTACTTTCTATCTTCTTCTCACTTGTATTCGCTCGAAAAATTTCAAGACCGATCATAGATCTTGCAAACGCCACACAAAAAGTCTCCTTAGGAGATACTGATATCAATCTTCCACTTACGGAAGGAGGAGAGATAGGTGCATTGGTAGAATCTTTTAACCAAATGGTAAAAGATCTAAAATCCAAAAACGAAGAGCTGATGCATACCCAAAGGATTGCGGCCTGGAAAGAAGTAGCACAGAGAATGGCCCATGAGATCAAAAATCCTCTCACTCCAATCCAACTTTCTGCTGAAAGAATAAGAAGAAAATTAAACTCAAGTGTCCCTGAAGAATTCCAAGAGATCGTAACCAAAGGAAGCGAAACTATAGTCGGTCAGGTAAAAATTTTGGAACATCTGGTAAATGAATTCTCAGAATTTGCGAGAATGCCAGCACCTAGATTGATCAACCAACATCTGGAACCTGTCGTTCTAGAAAGTGCAAAACTTTTCGAACATACACCTGGGATCCAAATAGAACTCAACTTCGCCAAAAATTTGCCTGAAATCTTTTTGGACAAAAAACTGTTTTTAGGGATCATGAACAATCTTTTCAAAAATGCAGTGGAAGCGATAGAAAAGAGAAGACAAAGAGGCGACTCAGGATCTCTCCAAGGAAAAGTCCGTATTTCCACTATGCTTGAAAAAAGGATCATGAGACGTTCAGTGGTTTTACTTGTGGAAGATAATGGGATAGGAGTTTCTCAAGAATACAGATCCAAGGTTTTTGAACCTTATTATTCCACCAAGGACGAACATGTCTCAGGGATAGGACTTGCAATCGTCCAAAAAACGGTGATCGATCATAACGGTCATATTTCTATGGACTCTTCCGAATTAGGCGGATGTAAATTTAGGATAGAACTTCCGGTAGCTTAG
- a CDS encoding sigma-54-dependent transcriptional regulator has protein sequence MRIFIVDDEPEIRKSLQDILEDENYEAEQFSSGKNFLKHLKIERPSLVLLDVWLGKEDGLSILDEIKKIYPTVPVVMISGHGTIELAVQATKKGALNFLEKPLSIAKVLEAVEEALVYSEKWESSEIKLESDEILGNSPAIQKVKFSIAQAAATNARVFIYGENGTGKELVAKTIFKNSKRKDQPFVEVNCAALPEELIESELFGYAKGAFTGATDTRIGKFEAANGGTLFLDEICDMSLSTQAKVLRILQEQRFEKLGSTEQVSVDVRIIAATNIPVEEAIKEGKFREDLYYRLNVIPIVIPPLRDRKSDIPLLVDHYVRQTISENNLTPKIIEKEAVSILENHFWPGNIRELKNVIERLCIMTVSDIIRAQDVKDSMTGFVKANDLVKKGDFKKAKEEFEKQYILKTLQTNEGNVSKTSKALGIERSHLYRKMKSLGIQAEDIHD, from the coding sequence ATGAGAATATTCATAGTAGACGACGAACCGGAAATCCGTAAATCCCTCCAAGATATTTTGGAAGATGAGAATTATGAAGCGGAACAATTTTCATCCGGCAAAAACTTCTTAAAACATCTTAAGATAGAAAGACCAAGTTTAGTTTTATTAGATGTTTGGCTTGGAAAAGAAGACGGTCTTAGTATTTTAGATGAGATCAAAAAAATTTACCCAACTGTTCCGGTTGTTATGATCTCTGGACATGGCACAATAGAACTCGCCGTTCAAGCCACCAAAAAAGGTGCTCTAAACTTTTTAGAAAAACCTTTATCCATCGCAAAAGTTTTAGAAGCGGTAGAAGAAGCATTAGTATATTCAGAAAAATGGGAATCTTCTGAAATCAAACTAGAATCAGATGAAATTTTAGGAAATTCTCCTGCCATCCAAAAAGTAAAATTCTCTATAGCTCAGGCTGCAGCGACAAATGCCAGAGTGTTTATCTATGGAGAAAATGGGACAGGAAAGGAATTAGTTGCTAAAACTATATTCAAAAATTCTAAAAGAAAAGACCAACCATTCGTGGAAGTCAACTGCGCCGCTCTTCCGGAAGAATTGATAGAATCTGAACTTTTCGGTTATGCAAAAGGAGCATTCACTGGTGCCACAGACACAAGGATCGGAAAATTCGAGGCCGCCAACGGAGGCACCTTATTTTTAGATGAGATCTGTGATATGTCCTTATCTACCCAAGCAAAAGTGCTTCGCATCCTACAAGAGCAAAGATTTGAAAAGTTAGGAAGCACAGAACAAGTTTCTGTGGATGTTAGAATTATTGCCGCCACAAATATCCCAGTAGAAGAAGCGATCAAAGAAGGAAAATTCAGAGAAGATCTATATTATAGATTAAATGTAATCCCAATCGTAATTCCTCCATTAAGAGATCGTAAATCTGATATTCCATTACTTGTAGATCATTACGTCAGACAAACAATCTCTGAGAATAACCTTACCCCTAAGATCATTGAAAAAGAAGCGGTTTCCATTTTAGAAAACCATTTCTGGCCAGGGAATATCAGAGAACTAAAAAATGTGATCGAAAGACTTTGTATCATGACTGTAAGCGATATTATCCGAGCCCAAGATGTTAAGGACTCCATGACAGGTTTCGTAAAAGCAAACGATCTTGTGAAAAAAGGGGACTTCAAAAAAGCAAAAGAAGAATTTGAGAAACAATATATTCTAAAAACATTACAGACAAACGAAGGAAATGTTTCCAAAACTTCCAAGGCACTTGGAATAGAAAGATCTCACTTATACAGAAAAATGAAATCTTTAGGAATACAGGCGGAGGATATCCATGACTAA
- the priA gene encoding replication restart helicase PriA: protein MIQYAELAFDLPILEDTFTYEVPPGAQVGMRVEAKLRGRKEEGIILSLHHNEPSYEVLQVDRVIDKTPIINDEQIGLAYWVKEQYLASLGECIHKMIPSGRRHSKVKLTEGLTASEPFKLNEEQEKAYQNIKSDFGKDSIHLLFGITGSGKTEVYLHLIRDILQNSNKGVLLLVPEIGLTYHIIRKLEAVFPGQIALLHSALKVSERFKAYTDLLQGKKRIAVGTRSAVFAPISNLGLVIIDEEHDGSFKEHSTPRYHARQVALQRCRQNKAVLVLGSATPSLEVYHLAKTGKIGLQILTKRPGTAKPPKVRIEENKKDARLLGSELTFAIKQRLDKKEQVILLLNRRGYSPLIYSEKEKTYIPCPNCTSHLCYHKKGTVICHLCGFSDSLQRLETKLGEKLIMMGTGTQKLEEFLLETFPGAKVERLDQDSIQDKSVLTDVIGRLVDGEIDILTGTQMISKGLDAARVTLVGVLNAGIGLGLPDFRAGERVFSLLTQVAGRAGRSDLAGEVLIETNTVDHPIIRMALDQDYIRFYDSEIKTREELFYPPFSRLVRILSRSKDESLSLKTIEEVHQVLKKHLPEPNTVVLGPAPCPFYKIDANFRNHILIKTTVQNKWREILKKEIRPLKISKNVYLELDFDPLDLV from the coding sequence TTGATCCAATACGCAGAACTAGCCTTCGATCTTCCTATCTTAGAAGACACATTTACTTACGAGGTTCCTCCAGGCGCCCAAGTCGGAATGAGGGTAGAGGCCAAACTTAGAGGAAGAAAAGAAGAAGGGATCATATTATCTTTACATCATAATGAACCGAGCTACGAAGTTCTACAAGTAGATCGGGTCATAGACAAAACTCCAATCATCAACGATGAACAGATTGGGCTCGCATATTGGGTAAAAGAACAATATCTCGCATCACTTGGGGAATGTATCCACAAGATGATCCCTTCCGGAAGAAGACATTCTAAAGTAAAACTTACAGAAGGACTCACTGCCTCCGAACCTTTTAAATTAAATGAAGAGCAAGAAAAAGCTTACCAAAACATCAAATCAGATTTTGGAAAAGATTCTATACACCTTTTATTTGGAATTACCGGAAGTGGAAAAACAGAAGTATATCTACATTTGATCCGGGATATTTTGCAAAACTCAAACAAAGGAGTTTTACTCTTAGTTCCAGAAATTGGTCTGACCTATCATATTATACGTAAATTAGAAGCGGTCTTTCCTGGACAAATTGCATTATTACATTCTGCTTTGAAGGTATCAGAAAGATTCAAAGCATATACGGACCTTCTACAAGGCAAAAAAAGGATCGCAGTAGGAACAAGATCCGCTGTGTTTGCACCCATCTCAAATTTGGGACTGGTCATCATAGACGAAGAGCATGATGGATCTTTTAAAGAACATTCTACTCCAAGATATCATGCAAGACAGGTTGCTTTACAAAGATGCAGACAGAATAAAGCAGTCTTAGTTTTAGGATCAGCAACTCCTTCTTTAGAAGTATATCATCTTGCTAAAACAGGAAAAATTGGCCTGCAAATCTTAACCAAAAGACCTGGAACTGCTAAACCACCAAAAGTTCGGATAGAAGAAAATAAAAAAGATGCAAGGTTACTCGGTTCTGAACTTACATTTGCAATTAAGCAGAGATTGGATAAAAAAGAACAGGTCATTCTACTATTAAACAGAAGGGGATACAGCCCCTTAATTTATTCCGAAAAAGAAAAAACGTACATTCCATGTCCGAATTGTACATCTCATCTATGTTATCATAAAAAAGGTACCGTTATCTGTCACCTCTGTGGCTTTTCGGATTCTCTCCAAAGATTGGAAACTAAATTGGGGGAAAAGCTGATCATGATGGGAACGGGTACCCAAAAATTAGAGGAATTTCTGTTAGAAACTTTTCCGGGTGCAAAAGTAGAACGCCTCGATCAAGATTCTATCCAAGACAAAAGTGTTCTTACGGACGTGATAGGAAGACTGGTTGATGGTGAGATAGATATTCTCACCGGAACACAAATGATTTCTAAAGGTTTAGATGCTGCTCGAGTCACTCTAGTTGGAGTTTTAAACGCAGGGATAGGCTTAGGGCTTCCCGATTTTAGGGCTGGAGAAAGAGTATTTTCTCTTTTAACTCAAGTAGCGGGAAGAGCGGGTAGATCCGATCTTGCTGGAGAAGTTTTGATCGAAACAAATACTGTAGATCATCCTATTATTCGAATGGCATTAGACCAAGACTATATTCGATTTTATGATTCAGAGATCAAAACAAGAGAGGAACTTTTTTATCCGCCATTCTCCAGATTGGTTCGTATCTTATCCAGATCCAAGGATGAAAGTCTTTCTCTCAAAACAATTGAAGAAGTGCACCAAGTCCTAAAAAAACATTTGCCTGAACCGAATACTGTTGTGTTAGGCCCAGCTCCTTGTCCTTTCTATAAAATAGATGCAAACTTCAGAAATCATATACTCATCAAAACGACTGTGCAAAACAAGTGGAGAGAGATCTTAAAAAAGGAGATCAGGCCACTTAAAATTTCTAAAAACGTTTACCTGGAATTGGATTTTGATCCATTGGATCTTGTCTGA
- the fmt gene encoding methionyl-tRNA formyltransferase, translated as MKIAFFGTPEPSAKLLQALLKEPDIQVQFVVTNPDRPKGRSKTPVPSPVKEVALAANLPVFQYESIKKEKQEALQNLSKFDAELYVVFAYGSILPKEIFSYPKFGSINLHGSILPDLRGASPVQTSLWKGYTKSGISIQHLGEKMDEGDIIRIHEVDVDLEDDTGSLMEKITQAGIQSLIPLLKGPRTSPFEAIPQDNSKATYCTKIQAEDRVLDLKLSAIELHNRIRALSPDLGGYCRFRDKRMVLWKTRPVDFSETSIHPGKLKRMDKKALIFQCGDGRFLEILSVQPENKNRMTVADFMNGFRISDEDRFE; from the coding sequence ATGAAAATTGCATTTTTTGGAACCCCAGAACCTTCTGCTAAACTTTTGCAGGCATTACTAAAAGAGCCTGATATCCAAGTACAATTCGTAGTCACAAATCCGGATCGTCCTAAAGGAAGAAGTAAAACTCCAGTCCCAAGCCCAGTTAAAGAAGTGGCACTTGCAGCAAATCTTCCTGTATTCCAATACGAATCCATCAAGAAGGAAAAACAAGAAGCTCTCCAAAACTTATCCAAGTTTGATGCGGAACTCTATGTTGTATTTGCTTACGGTTCTATTCTTCCTAAGGAAATTTTTTCTTATCCTAAATTCGGTTCTATCAATCTACATGGTTCCATTCTTCCGGATTTAAGAGGTGCTTCTCCAGTCCAAACTTCTCTTTGGAAAGGTTATACTAAATCTGGGATCAGCATCCAGCATCTGGGAGAAAAAATGGATGAAGGCGATATTATCCGCATCCATGAAGTAGATGTAGATCTGGAAGATGATACCGGATCTCTTATGGAAAAGATCACCCAAGCAGGGATCCAAAGTTTGATCCCTCTTTTGAAAGGCCCAAGGACTTCTCCTTTTGAAGCAATTCCCCAAGATAACTCCAAGGCAACTTATTGTACTAAAATCCAGGCAGAAGATAGAGTCCTGGATCTAAAACTTTCTGCTATTGAATTGCATAATCGAATTCGTGCTTTAAGTCCGGATCTGGGCGGATATTGCCGTTTTAGAGATAAACGAATGGTTTTATGGAAAACAAGGCCGGTAGATTTTTCTGAAACTTCGATTCATCCTGGTAAATTGAAACGAATGGACAAAAAGGCCCTTATTTTCCAGTGTGGAGATGGCCGTTTCTTAGAGATCCTTTCCGTTCAACCGGAAAATAAAAACAGAATGACTGTTGCGGATTTCATGAATGGTTTCCGTATTTCGGACGAGGATCGTTTCGAGTGA